CCATACTTGCAGTGGCGGTTGAAAGGTTAGGATTAGGCGTGCTATGCGTTTTCCCGTTCGAGTCACAGGTAGAGGAAGACACTGAGGTCACCAATGGGGCATGAGCACTGGACGGCTGCGCAACGGATGGAGCTTGAATCGATCCAGGAATGCTGCTACGAGGTGCTGGTATCTCCGGAGCCCTTCGCGTGTCTATCATGGACGTGGTTTCATGTAAAGATGTGTGACTAGCTGCTAAGTGGGGAGGATCTGGCTGCGATGAGGTACACGGGGGTGAGGTAGAGGAGTCATGCTTTATATCTCTGTCCGAGTCGGCGATTGTAGTGAGAAGCTTCTCGGAAGTGAGGCTAAATGTTCCCTCACGCCACACCACTTTGTCGAGGGCTGCAAGGACATTTTGAATGTCTTCCAAGGTCACGTCTGGGGCATCCTCAGTGCGCTGGTGAAGCCCATTCAAGCAAAGCATTGGTTATGTAACGTGATACCAGATGGATGTATGCGAATACGAAGAGAGCgggtctgcgtgtgtgtgtgggggtttgtgtgtgctgaGAGAACTACGGAAGACAAAAGGAAGGGGATGCGCGCAGGAGGGACGGAATGAAGCGGTGGCGTCTAGTCGTAGATAATAGTTGACTTTGGTGTCCCCCTGTgttttctcgcttttcttcctttgcAAGTGTCGCAGTGCCCTCTCCAAatctgcgtgtgtgaggaTGCGTGTTAAGGCATgcggaaggaaaagagaggtcGCCACGGAGAGAGCTCCACAAATGGTCTCGCCTTTGATTTATCGATTGCCCTTTGCCCGCCGGCGCTTCACAATGTGGTTGCCAAATTTAGTGTGAAAGGGGCAGTGGATATCGCATCCACCCTCGTATCGTATTGCTGGAATGAGAGGTGGGAAGGAGGCGAGgtaagggagggggtgcgaaAGCCTTCGAAATGGGCATTGAAGCtgcaaggggggggggaagataGGGCGGAAGGGGAGCCAGCAACAgcataaaaaaaaaactctCTTGAGAGCGCCTCACAAAGACAGGAGTACACACCTTCCTCTGCTATCACGCACTTCCCAAAAAAACGAGTATCGCGTGGTCTTCGGGAGCAAAACTGGAGAAGAcgtagtgctgctgctgaaacTGCTTGCCATACacaggggagaggtgggcgCGCTTTGTGATAGAAGAACTGGCGAGTGATTGTCGCTCGGCTGCGGCCGCCTCACCGCTGGAAGCTGAGGACAACGCAGActgcggcgcgccgctgtAGAgggagctgcgccagccgGAACCGGTGAAAAAGTGACGCTGTCCCATCAGCGACGAGGCACTcgcacgcagcggcgactTTGCTAGTGACGCTTGTGGTGCGCTAGATTCTGGGGTCAGTGGCATGCTGTTCTCCTCTACCTCCTGTTTCGAGAAGAGCTGTCCGTAAACACGCCCACGTAACACATACTCGCTCACCAGTTGATGCATCTGGGTAGTGAGGAGCTGGAGTGCCGATACACTGATGCTGCTTTGCTCGCGCGAGTATGCAGTGTACGGCTGGAGAAGGGTGAGTATTCGGTTTTCCAGAGTGGTGAGCTCGACGGTTGTCTCGTTTTCCTCTGCTTGCCGCTCACGTCGCTGagcagcacggcgcagctggtCACAATCCTGAATGGAGCTAATACGCTGGTTGTCCACGCGCACGTGTACGATTCCGTCCGCCTCCATGTCGAAGAGCTTTATAATATGTGGTGAGCTGTGCTCcaaagcagcagtgggagATGGTACGAAAAGGTACTTGGAGAGGGCGTGTTGCGAAAAGGTCAAGAGTCGGCTTTCGTATGGCATACGATAAGTCTCCGAGCCGAGGTGCATCTTCACCAGAGTTGGAGGAAGTGTGTATGCCAACGTCATTGCAAGGCTGGCACAATCTCGAGCATCCTCCCCGGTGATGAGAATCTGGTTGCCGCTGAAAAGAGCACGCAAAAGGATGTGTACCGCAGCCTCTGGCGCGCTCTCGACAGCGGTGTCAGAGAAAAACTGAAGAAGCCACAGTGGTAGCGGCTTCACCACTATTTCCGCGTCGACAAAAACCAACTGCTTCACGAATTGCAGCATTAGAATGTCACCGTTGCATAGATGTGCGGCGTCTGTATTCACCCGGTCAATACAGGACTGAGCAAACGGCAGTCGGTCTTCCAAGATCCGTTCAGCGTcacgctgcgcagcctcCTTATCGTGACTCGACAAAGGAATGGGTTCCGACAGCGCTTGGGGAAGAACAACTTCGAATTGGCAATGCATATTCTCCATCACAAGTTCCTGTGCGGCAGCAGACGTCAACGCACTATCTGAGTCTGGGTcgggaggggaaaggagctCTGTGAGCGAGCGGAGCGGCTTCCGGCGCGACTCCTCACGTAGCTGCTCCAAGTTTGCCACGGTAGCATACTCCTGCTGATATCGAGCAGTGGCGCGCTGCGTCCACCGCCTCAACAGCACCTCGGTAAAGCAACTAAGGTAATCCCATCGCGCCACTAGCTCGTGATACGAAGGATGCAGAAATATAAGACAAAACCGGCGCTTCTCCCCGCGCGCCACGATGTCCGGTATACTGAAAAGAAAGCTGCCGACGCACGGGCACCCACTTTCTTGGTACAGCAGGCGTTCCTCTCGACTTTCATTTGACGTGAGTACGTGAGCTGCTACAGAGTTGAGGTAGTCTTGGCACTCATGATGCAGCAGACCACTCGCGACATGCTTACCCAGAAGCGTCTTTCCTTCAATgaagcacagcagctggcgtACAATAGAACTATTCTTGGCAACGCGGTTGAAATCAAAGTACTCAAAAGCGTACGTCACCTTCGGTCCGTCAAGGGCGTCAAACTCGCCAATGAAAGCAGCGGGGATCTCCAGCATTGATAAGTAAGCCTAATTTTTGCTTAAGTAATGAACTGAGAAAACAAACAGAGCCTTTCAAAGTCATGCACGTCCAGCCTCCAGAACACGAAGAGGCAAACGGCCCTAGCAGATGCACATAAAAGGGAAGCAGGTGGGTGGATAATCTGCTCACgcagtgaaaaaaaaaaaaagggctgTGCTTCAGTGTCACACAGCTTCCGCGCGTTTGGTGTGGAAAACTTGCAGCACCGCTCACGAATGAATCTGCTGGTATGTCCCCTGTGGGACAGAAGACACACCTGCAGCAATAAGATAGTGTGAAACACTATGTGTCGCTATTGTATCGAGAtcagagaagagcagagaaggatCAAAGCGAGACCTATTAAGATAAACATCGAGAAGTACACGAAATGTACACTGATAGGAGCGAGACTTTATTCAAGTACATAGccatctctttttcttttctttctcctcccttgtCCGTCATCTTGTGCAAGAGAATGTCACGTACTGCCGTAGCACAGCCGGTATTCTTCTGCACGTTTGCTTAACGAACACAATCAAGTCAAATAGCCGTTATATATAACGAGCAGCGAAAAactgctgtgcgtgtggaaacgaaaggaaaaaatATGTAGACAAGTAAGAGACCAAAGCCACAACGACAGACTCGTTTATTAGAACGAGAAATTAGATGACCACACCAGACCGAATCGGAAGCGGTCGAACAAACTTTTGCGGCCGTTGCGGCAAACAACGTTACCCTGCTTATCTATGCCGAGAGGGATCGACATGTTTAGTTCAAAGCGTCCACTCGGTGCGATGCCGAAGATGGGTATCCGCGTAATTACGATTCCGGCACCAATAGAGCACGCACAATCCCGCAACCAGCGATAGGCATCCTTGAGTGCATCGAGCGAGTCAGTCATGCGCACATGGCCGGCGTTTGCAAAAAGGTGCATTGAAGCGATCCCGTTGTTtgggaaaaaaagaaatggaAAGTTCAGACTTAGCGATGTAGCCCACAGAGCATTGCCTCCAGTTGCCGCAAAGCGACTAATATTGCCTCCCCAATCTAATGTAGAGGGCCCGACTGACTTAAACCCGCGAACATGACAATTGGACAAGAATAGCCGATCATTGAGAGGGATACGACTTCCAAAAAGGGGGTAAATTCCAGCGAGTTTTGCACTTAACTGCATACTGAAAAAGGGACCTAGTGGGATGTACTTGGACCCTTGAAATTCACTTTTCAGAAACGAAAAGTCACCGCCAACAGGTCCACCGGCAAATTCATTGCAAAAGCTGATCTGTGTGCCATAAATAGGGAGTGGGTACATATTGTAGAGAAACGGATTGGCGTGGTGAGCAACGTCTGTAATGGTGAGTTGGTGCCGAACGTAGCCCTTATCCGTCGCAGAAAAATCAGCCACGTCCTCCGCAGGGATACTCTTCATATGCTTCGTTAATAGTGTCCGCCTCTGGAATCCAACCGAAAATTCAGTCGCAAGTTTGCCTTTGCGATTTGTGGTGGttgccttcacctcctctacGCGCTCAGAGTTTGCTAGGTGGTAGGTTTTGTTTTCCGTTTTTCTCCCTATATAGTATTCAGCACTCTGGCCAATGAGGGGAACGTtcgagagaaaagaaaacgataTCGAATGAACTCGGGTCGCAGGAGGAATGTAGTTGCCTTTGACAGAGTAACGACCGCCCAATATGTTCTCAAGAGCAACAGTAATTTCTGGAATGGAAGTCTCAGTTGTAAAGACACCGATACTCTTTTTGGGCTTCTCTTCGACAACATCTAATCGAACACAGATATCGTTTTGATTTCCATCTGCAGTCGGTTCAAAATTATACTGAACGCTCCGAAAAATCCCTGCAGAAATCCACCGACTGCGGATTTCTGTAATTGTCTCAACGGCCTCCTGTATTGTGAGACATCGCTTTATTGTCTCTAGATCTCTTGCCACAACATCCGGATGTGTCTTTTCGATGCCCACCAGGCGCACATGGGCGCGAATAGGCATTTTCATAGCTACTTTGAGGTCATCCTCACAAATGTTCACCGTTTGGTGCGTAGCCTCAGTCAttgtgtatgtatgtatgtatgtatgtatgtgtgtgtgtgtaacaGCTCCCAAGTTTTCTGTTGGGTCAGTTTTCTACATCTGAACTTGTGCCAATGGGGTAGAGCAACAGATAAACCAAGGGTACAGTGACGAACAGTTGCAGTAAATGAAGAATTGATAGTTGTCGCTCGCCTCCTCACTacaaagggaaaaaatgaCCTACACGAATATACATGAAACAAGAAAATGCACTTTCATGAAGTAGAATATGCTTCAAAGATAGCTTTCGAAAGGTAATTTTCGAAAGTAAAAGGGTGTATGTGCTTCCATTGTTTGGCATGTATTTGATGTGTTTCTTTGCGAGACATGGCAATATAGGCATCTTTTGATGCCTAGCtgcagttttttttttttggagaGAGCGGATACAACAGAAGTCAATTCTCATGTTAACAATAAAACATAAGCGCGTGATTCTCAAGATGTCCGTGAGACAAGCAATGAGATAAATACTTTTAGCACATGGTGAACAATAGCTCTCACTTTTTCTTAGCATATGAGCGTCCGTGCTCGAAGTGAGGTGGATTCCATTCCCTGACAACAAGTTGTGGGAAGACACCGGGTTTCAGAATTGATGAACCTAAAAGCATGTGAAGACACTCTTGGAATGCCTGAGTGATAGCGGGGTAGGCGGCGTGAAGGTTGCGCAAGTCATACGCAGAATCACAGTTGTGGATGGCCAACGACGCAAGTTCAATAATACTGCTGGCATGGGGACCTACTGCTCGCACACCGAGGACTTGCATCCTTTTGTCGTTTGTCACAACGAGTTTGATAAATCCTCTCGTGTTTCCCATCGCCAGTGCACGTCCAACGTATTCGTAGCTATATCGTGCCATCTTGTATCCGATGGACATCTTTTGACACTGCTGCTCATTTAGGCCGACTGCCGCAACTTCTTGATCAAGGAACATTATTGTGGATAGATTGTCAAGCTTCAGCTTCAATTGTTCCTCAGGATATGGTATGTACATGTGGTCTATGCATGCACGCCCCTCGAGTTCGGCGACGTTAACGAGAGCAGCACGTGTACAGGTGTCCCCACAGGCATAAATATTCTTGTGTGGTGCTACGCGAAGAAAGTCATCGCGGTTAATGTGGTTATTTTCCATCTTGACGCCAATTGTCTTCAAATTCAGCTTCGAAACCATTGGTACGCGTCCGATAGAGACCAAAGCACTGTCAGTGACATGTTCATGAAGAGAATTGTCGCGAACGTCTCTAAGAGTGTAGTTAAATTTTCCTTCCTCGATGTTACTGCTTTCCATGGCAGAGTGATGGTGAAAGTACACACCCTTATTTTCAAGAAGCGTTTGTACAAAGAGTGCAATATCCTCATCCTCCATGGGCAGAATGCGGCCACTTTTTTCAATAATATTCACTTGTGTTACCCCAAAATTAGCGAAAATGGATGCAAATTCGCATCCAATGACACCCGCGCCAATAATAACAATGCTCTTTGGAAGTGGCTGCCACATGATATCATCCGATGTGAAGACAACTTTCCCGTCCGCGACAGCGGTTGGGTGGGGACGTGGCTGAGCACCTGTGGCAATGACAAAGTAGTCCGCCTCTACATTTTCCTCCGTGCCGTCTTTCTTCGCAACACCTATCAAGTTCGGTGTCTTAAAGAAGCCGAACCCAAAAACTAGCTCAATTTCAGCTTTGGCGAGAACCTCTAACGTCTGTGATTCACGCGTTTCAGCGGACGTCGTGATAGCCTTGATTAGGTTTTCGTGTTTTATCTTTGGTAGCTCACAAACAGATTTCATAAAACGGTGAGACGTATTGCCCATACTGTATCGCGCGAATTTTGACATCTCCCATAGTGTTTTTGACTGCAGAGCCCCATTCCAGAAGTCAGCACCGCCGATACGAGCCTCTTCAACTATACAAGCTTTTTTCCCCAGTTCGTAGGCGCGAAGGGCCGCGGCAATGCCGGCGGGACCGCCGCCTAACACACAGACGTCGAATTTCTTCGCTAGCGGAAAAAAAGTTCGCTTCATAGTGGTGTGTCTAAGCGCTTCCTGTTTGCAAGGAAGGCACTAAATATACGTCTTGTTAAAACTAGCCGCGCAGATGCAACAGCAAtgagaaagagcgaggagagagtcCGTACTTGGTTGGTAATtggggagaaaaagggaaggcTACATGGGGAATGGCGGCGGAAAAAGAGCCACCGCCCTTGGCGTGCAGTCCGCTATTTTACACGAgttttttcccttctgcaGCATTGCTGATGCGATGGGAAATAGAGGTGAAAAAATGTGAGTGCAACAAATGGCGCAATTCCTGTTGCACATTTCCTCATCTTTGCAAACAACCGTTACTGTATGTTTTGTCGTTGTGCGAAACTCTCcatttttcttctttgcagGTGGCATATGCTCCTGCCCCGACCCTTTTCGAAGTCAGGCGACCTCCCCCGATCCCCGCTAAGGCCGAGCCACcctctggcggtggcagggcccaagcgccgacgacgtgggggaggggggtccgggcggtgtgccgctgctgatgtcggcggtcggGTCCTGGGTGGCGTTGCGCCGGAGAGACCTGCGAAAGTGAACGCGCTTGGGCCACTCATGCGCTCGGCCGAGGCCCTGCCCCCGATGACGGGGTcggcgcaccgctgcgctgcgtgtctcgcgctgcctcgcacgacccgatgggcctgtgacggGCCGTCGGGtagggggcggggggtgcTGAGCTCATGCTGCAGGGCAGAGGGTGGGGAGTTGGAAAGCGTTTGGCTGCCCCCAATCGTGGGGAAATGCGCTTCGCAGGCGCCAGGagcggaaagaaaagaatGCGCGCTGGAAGGCTACTGGTTTTGCTGTGTGGGGGGGGCGCGTTGGCGGCATGAAAAGGTGCGAAGAGGCTACGCCATTTTTGGGCGTAGAGGGAAATATTTCGTTGGCTCTGGAGGCCGCCGCAGGGACGAAGGCGAAGGGGAGGTGCTATTTGTTTTTCGGCTCGGCTGGGTCTTTGTAAAAATTGACAGGAGCGGGGTTCGAACCCGCGCCTACGAATAGAAGAGAACTTGAGTCTCCCGCCTTAGACCACTCGGCCATCCTGCCTTGTGGTTGTACGCCCTTTGCTTCCTACGCACTGACGAAGTTAGCCGGAAAAATCGTCACCAGCAGGATTCGAACCTGCGCGCGAGATCGCAGTTGATTTCGAGTCAACCCCCGTAACCACTTGGGTATGGTGACCATGGTACGACGGGGATATGAATTGCCGTGTGggtgaggaggaaaagggcgaTTGACGTTTGAGCGTGTGGGTTCTTGGCTTGTGACAGTGGGACGATGGGTGGTACCGTCCTGGCGGCGTCACCCTTTTTATTGGGAGGGAGCGGGTCGCTAGTGTAGGCGGTTACTTCTGAGCCTATTATCAAATCCATGGCCGACACGACGCCTAGGTAGGGTGGAGGGCCGGCCCGGCCCCCCATCATAATCTGCGTCCGACTGGCCAGTCGCGTTTCGACGCGGTGTGACACCTCAtaaccgccaccgccgtcgacCCAGTGCTTCCTCTCGATTTTTCTTGCCGCGGTGTCGAGCGGGAAAGCTCTTCAGAGTAGTGCGTGCTAGAGCGcgcgaagggggggggtgaaagcAGATACAATGCGCAGTAGCAGGGGTTTTGTGCGGTGGCGTTTACGCACGTGCGTCATGTCTTTCTGCACTCCCGTGCGTGAGTGCAGTGCTGTGCGCGACGCGGTCGTCCAGGCAGCACCGCGCTGATGGCTTCCATGCGCGTGAGCTGCGTGGCAATGATGAAGCCCACTGAggtgttttttttcgtctGAGAAgcactttccctctctcataTCTAGACATCCAAAGCAAGCAAAACAAATCTACAATTCACAGCGAGTGGCTGCTGGCATCACCTTCGCCTGCGGTCTGCTGCAGACACCGCGCCACGAcgtttcccttcccccgcaAACTTGAGCGCATCATACGGCTTCTCGTCAAACTCGAAAGCTGGTGTGATGTCCTTGGATGCCAGAATCTGGTGCCGGTGCGCCACCTTCTGCagatgctgcagctccttctccaccagTGACGACAGCGCATCTGCCTCCTTTGTCTTttgctgcaggaggagaagcacctTCTTGTACTCTACTTCGGCACGGCAGCTGGCGCTCTGCACAGTTGATttcagctcctgctgcccgCCGCGAACGTCGTCCAGATCGACACGAAGTGAGTCGACATGTTCCTTTAAGCGGATAAAGTTGCGCTTTGCCCACTGATTCGTAGCATCCGCAGTGGAATGCGTGATTTGCTGCAGACGTTCGTCAAGCTGCATCAACCGCTGCTCGCAGTGCTCCGCCGTGCATGTGCTAGTCCGCTGCAAACGCTCTTCCAGCTCTccgatgcgctgctgaagcgatACCCATTCTTCCTCCTGCCTTCCTTTGTACGCGCTCACTTGTCCCTCAAGACGCGCCACGACCTGGTGAAACGCCTGTACATCCACAGCAGCCTGCATgtcctccagctgccgctgcagctgggtCGTCAACTGTTCCTGTCGCTTGAGCCGCGCACGCAGCTCGTCGTTCTGGCGCTGCAAATccgtttccttttcctcctgaATGCTCTGCGACAGCTTCACCAGGCGTGTCAGGTTCAATACCTTCTCATCACTTGCCTGCACACTGCGTGTGAGCGCCTCCAATCGGTCACGGTACTCCTGTGCCGCGAGCGTGCCACCAACAAGGCGATCCAGCTCTTGACCTAGCGCACTGGTCActggtgcagcggtgcgctgctcaaGGTAGGGCCGTGTAGCGCCAGTTGCTGTGGTTGATTCCTGCGCACCAGATCGGAGGCggcccccaccaccactaccaccgtACGTGTCCACGTACTCCATGGCTAtgacacacatacacacacacacacaagcaaacgTGTACGTGCACTAACAAAGAAGCGCTGCTGGACTGCgagcagaggagaaaaggcCAATAGGAGAGGGAAGTACAACggaagggtgggggaagagcaAGTTTCACAATGccagacgaggaagagagaaaagagtgcGCATCTCAAAGCACTGCGTGCCTCGGTCCTCTTGCAGTGTGCAGCAATCGGTGTGGGGAACTGCTGATGTGGTAGGCGCAtctgcagtgtgtgtgtgtggggggctACATCAAGATCGGCGTCGACCCCAGAGCGAGGGGAAAGCGAACCAATGCGTACGTGAGCGTGGTATGCATGTATTGCTAGCGCTTTCCCAGTCCCTAGTGGCGATACATGCTTTGGAGGGCTTCACCGTCGAGGCGCTCCTGCGCAGAGCGACCGaatacacacagacacacacctGAGGGCAACGTAAAATGTAGCAAACTGAGAACAAAGGGAGCAAAGGCGGCGAGCAACGATCAAATGAATACCACCTCCGGGTGTACGTCGGTATGAGAGCAGTGTGCAGAGGTGACGGAAAGGCGCAGCCGTGGCCACCACTGCCCACATATCGCGCAACCACGGCTATACTAGGCGACGATCTTCACATCACTACCACCGCTGTTGTCAGCCTTGAGACGCACCGTCAGTAGCTTCTTCTGCGCATCCCACACTGCATCCGCCGCTGTTTTGTGTACCTGAcgtggcagaggcgcagcCAGGTAGTACACCCCAGCCACCGAAACCCGTAACTCGTACGCGTCAACCTCCATCGCAATCTCCGATACGGACATCACTCGGGGCAGCTCCACGCGCACCGTGACACCATCACTTGCGGCGCTCGAAGCATCGCGCGTGAAGTCGACGCCAAGGTAGATATCCTCGGCAGAGACATTCTGCTGATACAGCACCGTGTGCGCGGGCTCCTCgaaggtggcggcgtcgGAGGGGCCAGGTCGCCACAGCGTTGCCGCACGCGACTGCCCATCTGCTGCTTGCAGACtcgcctgctgcgctgccacacgtgccgcggcggccaccgAGGCCGGCCCGTCTTTCCTTTGTCGCATGAACAGAGCCATCAGCTCCGCCTGCGTC
This Leishmania panamensis strain MHOM/PA/94/PSC-1 chromosome 29 sequence DNA region includes the following protein-coding sequences:
- a CDS encoding hypothetical protein (TriTrypDB/GeneDB-style sysID: LpmP.29.1850), producing MEYVDTYGGSGGGGRLRSGAQESTTATGATRPYLEQRTAAPVTSALGQELDRLVGGTLAAQEYRDRLEALTRSVQASDEKVLNLTRLVKLSQSIQEEKETDLQRQNDELRARLKRQEQLTTQLQRQLEDMQAAVDVQAFHQVVARLEGQVSAYKGRQEEEWVSLQQRIGELEERLQRTSTCTAEHCEQRLMQLDERLQQITHSTADATNQWAKRNFIRLKEHVDSLRVDLDDVRGGQQELKSTVQSASCRAEVEYKKVLLLLQQKTKEADALSSLVEKELQHLQKVAHRHQILASKDITPAFEFDEKPYDALKFAGEGKRRGAVSAADRRRR
- a CDS encoding hypothetical protein (TriTrypDB/GeneDB-style sysID: LpmP.29.1820); this translates as MLEIPAAFIGEFDALDGPKVTYAFEYFDFNRVAKNSSIVRQLLCFIEGKTLLGKHVASGLLHHECQDYLNSVAAHVLTSNESREERLLYQESGCPCVGSFLFSIPDIVARGEKRRFCLIFLHPSYHELVARWDYLSCFTEVLLRRWTQRATARYQQEYATVANLEQLREESRRKPLRSLTELLSPPDPDSDSALTSAAAQELVMENMHCQFEVVLPQALSEPIPLSSHDKEAAQRDAERILEDRLPFAQSCIDRVNTDAAHLCNGDILMLQFVKQLVFVDAEIVVKPLPLWLLQFFSDTAVESAPEAAVHILLRALFSGNQILITGEDARDCASLAMTLAYTLPPTLVKMHLGSETYRMPYESRLLTFSQHALSKYLFVPSPTAALEHSSPHIIKLFDMEADGIVHVRVDNQRISSIQDCDQLRRAAQRRERQAEENETTVELTTLENRILTLLQPYTAYSREQSSISVSALQLLTTQMHQLVSEYVLRGRVYGQLFSKQEVEENSMPLTPESSAPQASLAKSPLRASASSLMGQRHFFTGSGWRSSLYSGAPQSALSSASSGEAAAAERQSLASSSITKRAHLSPVYGKQFQQQHYVFSSFAPEDHAILVFLGSA
- the GCVL-1 gene encoding dihydrolipoamide dehydrogenase, putative (TriTrypDB/GeneDB-style sysID: LpmP.29.1840) — protein: MKRTFFPLAKKFDVCVLGGGPAGIAAALRAYELGKKACIVEEARIGGADFWNGALQSKTLWEMSKFARYSMGNTSHRFMKSVCELPKIKHENLIKAITTSAETRESQTLEVLAKAEIELVFGFGFFKTPNLIGVAKKDGTEENVEADYFVIATGAQPRPHPTAVADGKVVFTSDDIMWQPLPKSIVIIGAGVIGCEFASIFANFGVTQVNIIEKSGRILPMEDEDIALFVQTLLENKGVYFHHHSAMESSNIEEGKFNYTLRDVRDNSLHEHVTDSALVSIGRVPMVSKLNLKTIGVKMENNHINRDDFLRVAPHKNIYACGDTCTRAALVNVAELEGRACIDHMYIPYPEEQLKLKLDNLSTIMFLDQEVAAVGLNEQQCQKMSIGYKMARYSYEYVGRALAMGNTRGFIKLVVTNDKRMQVLGVRAVGPHASSIIELASLAIHNCDSAYDLRNLHAAYPAITQAFQECLHMLLGSSILKPGVFPQLVVREWNPPHFEHGRSYAKKK
- a CDS encoding hypothetical protein (TriTrypDB/GeneDB-style sysID: LpmP.29.1860); protein product: MTINASDLENLASMLDSNRTFKRPEGQATGFSLEGQASSAAFSSAVVVSAGDPGATSLQPQGNPACIALPPTVVDHQLRLPQPSHGKEAERKRQLAQPARPSGDEIWTQAELMALFMRQRKDGPASVAAAARVAAQQASLQAADGQSRAATLWRPGPSDAATFEEPAHTVLYQQNVSAEDIYLGVDFTRDASSAASDGVTVRVELPRVMSVSEIAMEVDAYELRVSVAGVYYLAAPLPRQVHKTAADAVWDAQKKLLTVRLKADNSGGSDVKIVA
- a CDS encoding Tob55, putative (TriTrypDB/GeneDB-style sysID: LpmP.29.1830) → MTEATHQTVNICEDDLKVAMKMPIRAHVRLVGIEKTHPDVVARDLETIKRCLTIQEAVETITEIRSRWISAGIFRSVQYNFEPTADGNQNDICVRLDVVEEKPKKSIGVFTTETSIPEITVALENILGGRYSVKGNYIPPATRVHSISFSFLSNVPLIGQSAEYYIGRKTENKTYHLANSERVEEVKATTTNRKGKLATEFSVGFQRRTLLTKHMKSIPAEDVADFSATDKGYVRHQLTITDVAHHANPFLYNMYPLPIYGTQISFCNEFAGGPVGGDFSFLKSEFQGSKYIPLGPFFSMQLSAKLAGIYPLFGSRIPLNDRLFLSNCHVRGFKSVGPSTLDWGGNISRFAATGGNALWATSLSLNFPFLFFPNNGIASMHLFANAGHVRMTDSLDALKDAYRWLRDCACSIGAGIVITRIPIFGIAPSGRFELNMSIPLGIDKQGNVVCRNGRKSLFDRFRFGLVWSSNFSF